The DNA window GGCGGCTATCAGGCTCGAGAACTCGAGCGAGTGCTGGCGGAGTACGGAGACGAGGACGCGTATCGGATGCCGACCGAATTTTCAGTCGGTGCGAACCCGGACGCACGGGTGACGGGGTGCCAGCGCGAGGACAAAAACATGCTGGGGTGCATTCACATCGGACTCGGGACGAACGCCGACGTCGGTGGAGAAGTCCACAGCAAGCTCCACATGGACGGCGTGATCGCGCGACCGACGCTGAAAATAGATGGCGACGTGATGATCGACGAGGGAGAGATCACCGTTTTGGACTGAGGACCCCCGTCGTGTGCGTCGTTAGTCGCCTCTATCCTCCGGAACGATGGTAGGAATTGGGTACGTCCCGCCGTTCGCGTGGACTACTTGACCGGTGATGAACGACCCCCGCTCGGATGCCAGAAAGCTGACTACCTCGGCGATTTCCTCGGGCGTGCCGAGGCGGCCGAGCGGCGTCGAATCGACGATCGCCTCCTTTTTGCGTTCGAACGACTCGGACCGATCGCGGTTCGTATCGATCAACCCCGGCGAAACGGCGTTGACACGGATATCATCCTTCCCCAACTCCGTCGCGAGTTGGCGAGTGATCCCCTCGATGGAGAACTTCGTGCCGTAGGAGTGAACGTGTCCCGGATCCCCCAGGTAGACGAGAGCTCCGATGAGGTTGACGATCGACCCACGACCGGCGTCTAACATATCGGGGACGACGTGTTGGCTGGTGAGGATCTGCCCGCGGAAGTTGACGTTCGCCGTGCGTTCGATGTCCTCGAGTTCGAGGTCGAGGAAAGCTTTCTCCGGACGGTAAGTGGCGTTGTTGATCAGCACATCGATCGGGCCCAATTCCTCTCGAATATCAGTAACCATCGTCTTGACGGCATCCGGGTCTCCCAGGTCTGCAGTTGCCGTCGCCGCCGTTCCGCCAGCGGATTGGACTTGGTGAGCAGTTTCTTCACAGCCTTCCTCGTCGGTTCGTGACGTGATGCCGACGTCGGCACCCTCTTCAGCCAGTTTGACAGCGATAGCGCGGCCGATGTTCCGGCTTCCACCGGTAACGAGCGCGGTCTTTCCATCGTGCTCCATGGAATGTCATTCGGGAACATAGCACCATATCATTACGCATAGCGGTAAGTCGTCGCACACGTACCGCGTCGAAGTGTTCGTACGCGTTAAGCTCGAGAATCGAACGCCGAAACCATGTCAACAGGAAGGGTTAAGTCAACCGTTGGCAATGAACCGGACATGATCCGATCCTACGACGGAACGACGCCGACGATCGCAGAATCCGCGTATATCGACGACGACGCCACCATCATCGGTGACGTCGTGATCGAAGACGACGCAAGCATCTGGCCCGGGACGGTTCTGCGGGGGGATCACGGCTCCATCGTCGTGCGGGAGGGGGCAAACGTACAGGACAACGCAACCCTCCACGAGGGCGTAGAAATCGAGCAGTACGCGACAATCGGACATAATGCGATCGTTCACAGCGCGACAGTGGGGCCTCGAGCGACGGTCGGTATGGGCGCGATCGTCCTCGACGGGTCGACGATCGGTGAGGAAAGTATCGTCGGGGCGAACAGTCTCGTCACGGAGGGGACGACCGTTCCGGAATCGGTGCTCGTCGTCGGATCGCCGGCGGAAGTGTTAAAAGACCTTGAGGGGTCCGACTGGGCGTCGGCAGGAGAGCGCTACGTCGAGTACGCCAACACGCACGCCGAAACGTCGGAGGTCCTCGATAGAGACGACGTTACGACCGGTGAATGAGCTCGAGACGGATGGATGAAAACGGACGCGAAACCGTGCACGTGTTCGGCACCGAGTACGAGAGCGAGCGGATCCAACGGGTGTGGTCGCTGGCCGCGTTGATCGGGATTCTCGAGATCATCGTCGGCGTAATTGGAGTACTCGTCACGGACGCTCGCCTGTTGGATTCCGATTCGATATTCGCAATCCTCGTCTTCGTGGGGATCGGTTGGTACGCGCTCGTGATCCTCTCCAAGCACCTCCTGTTAAGCAGGTAGGTCAGCGATAGACATGCACACCCGAACATGCCACGATACGCGAGGAATCGCATAACTTATTCTGGCGTGTGCTAGATACCCACGGTATGACACGCCATTACGAGGACCTACAGGTCGGCGACGTGTTTGAGGTAGGAAGTTGTGAGGTAACGAAACTGGATATCATCTCCTTCGCCGAACAATTCGATCCACAACCGTTTCACGTCGACGAAGAGGAGGCTACGGATTCAATGTTTGGTGAATTGGTTGCCAGCGGACTCCACACACTGTGTTTATCGGTCCGACTGTTCGTTACGGAATTCGTACAGAGCGAAGAGGGTCTAGCTAATATGGGCGGCCTCGGAATGGACAAACTGGAGTGGCACAAGCCGGTGTATCCCGGGAATACGCTCAATCTTCGAATCGAGGTACTCGAGAAAACGCCCTCGAGTAGCAGATCCGATCGGGGATACGTGATGTTCGGTCGGGAGGTATGCAATGAACACGGCGAGGCCGTGATGACGAACGTTTCGAACAACGTGGTTCGACGGGCTACGGCCGAATAATCCGACTTTCGAGTTTGGCACAATTGTTGGCGAATGTACGCAAAGGTCAAACGGTCGGTACAGTTGAGCAGCAGGCGTATCAGTACGAAACGAACCGTCGAGTGCTACTCGAACGCGCAGGTGTTCGTCAACTCGCCGAGTTCGTCGATCCCGATCGTCACCTCGTCGCCGTCCTCGAGCAAGACAGGGGGATCCCGGTAGACGCCGACACCCGGTGGCGTGCCGGTGAAGACGAGGTCGCCCGGGTTCAGTGTGAACGCCTGGCTGCAGAATGACACCAACTCGTCGATCCCGAAGATGAGGTTGTCGGTCGTCGACTCCTGTAAGCGCTCACCGTTCACCTCGGCCCAGATCTCGAGGTTGTGAGGGTCTGACACTTCATCCGCGGTGACGAGGTCGGGGCCGATCGGGGCGAAGCCGTCGAGGCTCTTCCCCCGAACCCACTGCCCGTCGCCGTGTTGGAGGTCGCGAGCCGAGACGTCGTTACCGACGAGGTAGCCCGCCACGTGCTCGAAGGCCTCGTCTTCGTCGACGCGGCGGGCTTCCGTTCCGATGACGACGACGAGTTCGGCCTCGTAGTCGACCTTCTCGGTGAGATCGGGGTCCCACGAGATGGTATCACCCGGTCCGGAGATCGTGGTTGGAAACTTCGAGAAGAGCACGGGTTCGTCGGGGATCGGGTTGTCACCCTCCTCGGCGTGATCGCGGTAGTTGAGGCCGACGCAGACAATCTTTTCCGGGTCCGCGATCGGGGCGAGGCGCTCGACCTCCGCGGTGGAGTACACGGCAGTATTCGTCCCCCGAACGTGCTCGAGGGCTCGTTCTACGTTTCGCTGCCACGCGTCGTCGACGGGTGCCTTCGATTCCGTTTCTGAGAGATCGATGCCGGCAGCGGTGCAGGCTTCCGGGACGTTGACGATCTCCTGGTCGGATATCGAGACGCCGTACCAGCACTGGTCAGTCTCCGCCGTCGTGAACCGTCCGATTCGCATACCGGTACCTACGGCCGCGAGTATATTGTTCTTGGGTTGTCTCCGAAATACGGAGAACGCGTCGAATCCCGTCTAGAACTGTAAGGAGTCGACGAGCGCCTCGACCACCGGCCAGTAGAACAGCCAGCTTCCCAATACGACGATAGCCGAGAAGCAGACGGTCATCAGTCCGAGGAAAAACACGTCTTTGATCGACAGCGGCCCCCGCTCGTAGGCGAGCAGGACCGTAGAAATATTGAACGGGAACAACGACGTCGAGACGAGAACGAGCATCAGTGAGAACGACGAGTACAACGCGTTGACGCCGAGCGTAGCGGCGAACTCGAGCAAGATCGGGAGCAAAATCGCGATCGCGGCCGCGACCGAGGAGAAGATGGCTCGGACGGCGACCGCGAAGACGAAGAGCACGCTCATGACGAGGACCGGCGCGCTGTGTATCGAAACGAACGAAAAGAGCACGTCGACGACAAGATCGATCGCCTCGAGTTCCTCCATGACCTCGAGAATCGAGAGCATCGCACCGACGAGAAAGACGATTCCCCAGCTAATCTCCCGGAAGTCGGCCGGAGAGAGCACCCGTATTCCCGGAAGGTAAAAGATGAGCACGACGATCATCGCGGGGATGATCGCATCGATCCCGAGGAACGACCCGAGGATCCACATGGCGATCGCCAATAAAAGCGTCCCGAAGACGAGTTTTTGTTCACGATCCAGTGATTCCGAGGACGATCGATCGACGGGTTCGGGATCTGGGTCGGCAACGTGCTCTGAGGACACCGCGTCGGTCGGGACGCGATACACCCAGATGCCACACAGTGACGCGAGCACGAACAGCGAAGCCGCCGGTGGGATCATGAACAGCGCCCACTCAACCCAGGTCAACTCTCTAACCATCGAGTTGATCAACTCGGCGGTCACGATTGCCATGCCGCCTCCCGTCATCAACGCCGTCGATCCGATGTGGTTCACGTGTCCGATAATGTAGTACGAAGCGGAACGAAACGCGCTGTCGGGACCGAGCCCGTACTGCTCGTTTATCTGATCGATGATAGGCATAAACGTCACAGTTCGAGCCGTGCCAGACGGCATGACGAACGCGAGGAGGAGGATCGTTCCGGTCAATCGGTAGAGTGAACCGCGGATCGTACTCGTCTCAGTAACCAACCGATCCGAGATCCACTCGTCTAGATCAACGCGGACGATGCTCTTCCCGATCAATAACAGGAGAATGAGGAAGAAAACGAGAGACGATGCAAAGCCGACGACTGCCGCTTCGAACGTTTCGGTGACGCCAAATCCATACAGTAAGACAACACAGAGGAGACTCGAGATCGAGTAAGGGATCGGTTTGGTCACCCACAACACGATCGTTGCGGCGAGGATAGTAAACAGGAGTTGAGTTCGATAACCGATCGTTTGAGGCGTTTCGATAACGGTGCCAATCAGTAGTACGAGCGCTGATACCACCAGTCCGGCGAACTGAATTCGATCGACCGACCGAAGGGCCACCGACCGGTTCATAGGACAGAAACGACCGAGTGATGTTCGGGATCGTCGAATTGTCGAATCGATGGGAAAGCGGCCCTCATCGTATGGCTCCGCTCCTATTCGAGGAAACAGTAGACGTACGCGTCACTTCGCACCTGCCAAAAGTTGCTGACGTGTCGACCATTGATTTCCGTGCTCGGAGTGGATTCGCAATATAGTTATACATTTCTGTATATTCAGACCCCAATCACCGTTATTTGAAGGAGGATCGATGTAACCCAATATAACGGGAACGTGATCAGCAGTGTCTCGACACTCGTTTCCGACCTGATTCTAAACGGAACACGTACGTTTTTCTCGGTATGGATCAACTGCCCACTTATGCGCGAGATAACCACCACATACATCGTGGAACCGTCGCGCGGAGCCGTGTGTGAGGTCTTGACCCCACGGACAATCGTCGAGAGCTCCGAGTTGTACGAGATCAGATCACACGACCGTACGGCAGCGCGCGAGGAAATTGTCGTCGAATTCGACGACACGGTCCTTCGGTTCGGATTTACCAAACGGAAGAACGGATACGAGTACGAACTCGTCGGCGACTCCGACCTCTTCGAGGAGTATCACACGAGTGTAACCGTCGTGGAGCGTGAGGAGACAACCATTACCGCCACGTGTCGGTATACGCTCGACTCGTGGTTGTCGTTCGTTCTGGACCGACTGGCGGCTAGTACGGTCGAGACCGAACTCGAAACGATGCTCGCGAATATCGTTGAAAAAGTTCATCAAGGCGAATCGAGTGAACAGTGAGGTTGATCTGCCGCCGAAACACGAACAGAATGTACGTGTGACTTCCAAAATTGCGATAATATACCGCTCAGCGGTCGCAGGCGCAAGATGAAACGTGGATAGAGAGGGCGTTCGGCCAATCGTGTTTATCGTCTATCATCACGTCCTAACCTTTACGCTGCATACCAACACAGTACACGTATGAACGTCAACGAGGCGATTATCGAGTGTCTAGTGAGCAACAACATTGGAACCCTATTCGGCATCCCCGGCAAG is part of the Natronorubrum sediminis genome and encodes:
- a CDS encoding gamma carbonic anhydrase family protein, with the translated sequence MIRSYDGTTPTIAESAYIDDDATIIGDVVIEDDASIWPGTVLRGDHGSIVVREGANVQDNATLHEGVEIEQYATIGHNAIVHSATVGPRATVGMGAIVLDGSTIGEESIVGANSLVTEGTTVPESVLVVGSPAEVLKDLEGSDWASAGERYVEYANTHAETSEVLDRDDVTTGE
- a CDS encoding MaoC family dehydratase; this encodes MTRHYEDLQVGDVFEVGSCEVTKLDIISFAEQFDPQPFHVDEEEATDSMFGELVASGLHTLCLSVRLFVTEFVQSEEGLANMGGLGMDKLEWHKPVYPGNTLNLRIEVLEKTPSSSRSDRGYVMFGREVCNEHGEAVMTNVSNNVVRRATAE
- a CDS encoding SLC13 family permease; amino-acid sequence: MNRSVALRSVDRIQFAGLVVSALVLLIGTVIETPQTIGYRTQLLFTILAATIVLWVTKPIPYSISSLLCVVLLYGFGVTETFEAAVVGFASSLVFFLILLLLIGKSIVRVDLDEWISDRLVTETSTIRGSLYRLTGTILLLAFVMPSGTARTVTFMPIIDQINEQYGLGPDSAFRSASYYIIGHVNHIGSTALMTGGGMAIVTAELINSMVRELTWVEWALFMIPPAASLFVLASLCGIWVYRVPTDAVSSEHVADPDPEPVDRSSSESLDREQKLVFGTLLLAIAMWILGSFLGIDAIIPAMIVVLIFYLPGIRVLSPADFREISWGIVFLVGAMLSILEVMEELEAIDLVVDVLFSFVSIHSAPVLVMSVLFVFAVAVRAIFSSVAAAIAILLPILLEFAATLGVNALYSSFSLMLVLVSTSLFPFNISTVLLAYERGPLSIKDVFFLGLMTVCFSAIVVLGSWLFYWPVVEALVDSLQF
- a CDS encoding fumarylacetoacetate hydrolase family protein, which produces MRIGRFTTAETDQCWYGVSISDQEIVNVPEACTAAGIDLSETESKAPVDDAWQRNVERALEHVRGTNTAVYSTAEVERLAPIADPEKIVCVGLNYRDHAEEGDNPIPDEPVLFSKFPTTISGPGDTISWDPDLTEKVDYEAELVVVIGTEARRVDEDEAFEHVAGYLVGNDVSARDLQHGDGQWVRGKSLDGFAPIGPDLVTADEVSDPHNLEIWAEVNGERLQESTTDNLIFGIDELVSFCSQAFTLNPGDLVFTGTPPGVGVYRDPPVLLEDGDEVTIGIDELGELTNTCAFE
- a CDS encoding SDR family NAD(P)-dependent oxidoreductase translates to MEHDGKTALVTGGSRNIGRAIAVKLAEEGADVGITSRTDEEGCEETAHQVQSAGGTAATATADLGDPDAVKTMVTDIREELGPIDVLINNATYRPEKAFLDLELEDIERTANVNFRGQILTSQHVVPDMLDAGRGSIVNLIGALVYLGDPGHVHSYGTKFSIEGITRQLATELGKDDIRVNAVSPGLIDTNRDRSESFERKKEAIVDSTPLGRLGTPEEIAEVVSFLASERGSFITGQVVHANGGTYPIPTIVPEDRGD